From the genome of Lutzomyia longipalpis isolate SR_M1_2022 chromosome 2, ASM2433408v1, one region includes:
- the LOC129788389 gene encoding nuclear hormone receptor FTZ-F1 beta: MASAGESAPARSSNISVTSINCDQDQSNAIIETSGGNGARATTPNHFYGSSGSIRISVPKMEESDESESELLTIEESAKVNMRNKSDGSNAKTAPRPMSWEGELSEHEDVMEVDNVGSSNGDVAKLPPAFPDGGKTFIDSVVKVEEGNELLLEPKKEHFVTDEALSLTAKDAHHDASGAPPGSTGDSNGKALLVQNDVVNLKVESNVPEYNSSVQAPLLVRSKTTLLPANPSPDSAIHSVYTHSSPSQSPLTSRHNIYTPSLSRNNSDASHSSCYSYSSEFSPTHSPIQGRHSMYGALNGSPLHHTVLYRPTAYPVDADSPAARACYDDSNALEGEALPSAGISRQQLINSPCPICGDKISGFHYGIFSCESCKGFFKRTVQNRKNYVCVRGSACPVTIATRKKCPACRFEKCLQRGMKLEAIREDRTRGGRSTYQCSFTLPGSMLSPSVMSSDSPGGCHQNYRMTVPPVKMEAGDGVSGGGSKPRIPSLLQEIMDVEHLWQYNETELLRLNQPPPPQPTGSIPNGTPAANPLLASAGLSHSDTSNPDLIANLCNIADHRLYKIVKWCKSLPLFKNITIDDQICLLINSWCELLLFSCCFRSISTPGEIRISQGKSITLAQSRSSGLQACVERMLNLTDHLRRLRVDRYEYVAMKVIVLLQSDTSELKEPEKVRTSQEKALQALQAYTLAHYPESPAKFGELLLRIPELQRTCQVGKEMLTIKSKEGDEFDLLMELLRGEH; encoded by the exons ATGGCGAGTGCAGGTGAAAGTGCTCCTGCAAGAAGTTCCAACATAAGTGTGACCAGCATAAATTGCGATCAGGATCAATCGAATGCAATAATTGAGACATCTGGGGGCAATGGGGCACGTGCCACGACCCCCAATCACTTCTACGGCAGCAGTGGGAGCATCCGAATTTCTGTGCCCAAAATGGAGGAATCCGATGAATCGGAGAGTGAGCTGCTGACCATTGAGGAGAGTGCAAAGGTCAATATGCGAAATAAGAGCGATGGGAGCAATGCTAAGACTGCCCCGAGGCCAATGTCGTGGGAGGGTGAGCTGTCGGAGCACGAGGATGTGATGGAGGTGGATAATGTGGGCAGTAGCAATGGGGATGTAGCAAAGTTGCCACCGGCATTCCCAGATGGTGGGAAAACATTCATTGATTCCGTCGTGAAGGTGGAAGAAGGGAATGAGTTGCTGCTGGAACCGAAGAAGGAACATTTTGTGACCGATGAGGCCCTTTCGCTCACGGCAAAAGATGCGCATCATGATGCCTCAGGAGCACCACCAGGAAGCACTGGGGATAGCAATGGGAAGGCACTGCTGGTGCAGAATGATGTGGTGAATTTGAAGGTGGAATCAAATGTGCCCGAATACAATTCATCCGTGCAAGCACCACTCCTCGTGCGCTCCAAGACAACCCTTTTGCCCGCCAATCCGAGCCCTGATTCAGCAATCCATTCCGTCTACACACACAGCTCCCCAAGTCAGTCCCCCCTCACATCGCGACACAACATCTACACGCCATCACTTAGCCGCAACAACAGCGATGCCTCACACAGTAGTTGCTATTCGTACAGCTCTGAATTCAGCCCCACGCATTCCCCGATTCAGGGGAGGCACAGTATGTATGGAGCCCTCAATGGGTCCCCATTGCACCATACAGTCCTCTACAGACCCACAGCGTACCCCGTTGATGCTGACTCACCCGCTGCAAGGGCGTGCTATGATGATTCCAATGCCCTAGAGGGGGAAGCCCTACCCTCAGCTGGCATATCCCGACAGCAGCTCATCAATAGCCCCTGCCCTATTTGTGGGGATAAAATTTCCGGCTTCCACTATGGGATCTTTTCGTGTGAATCATGCAAGGGCTTCTTCAAGCGAACCGTCCAAAATAGGAAGAACTACGTGTGTGTACGTGGATCAGCGTGCCCCGTCACGATAGCAACAAGGAAGAAATGTCCGGCGTGCAGATTTGAGAAATGCCTTCAACGAGGAATGAAGCTCGaag CAATTCGCGAAGATAGAACACGTGGTGGTAGGTCAACGTATCAGTGCTCATTTACACTTCCGGGTTCAATGCTCTCACCCTCTGTGATGTCCTCCGATTCACCTGGGGGTTGCCATCAGAACTATCGCATGACTGTGCCACCGGTGAAGATGGAGGCTGGCGATGGGGTGTCCGGTGGTGGCTCAAAGCCACGCATTCCGTCACTCTTGCAGGAAATTATGGATGTGGAACATCTGTGGCAGTACAATGAGACGGAATTGCTGCGTCTGAATCAACCACCACCTCCACAGCCAACGGGTAGCATCCCAAATGGGACACCAGCGGCAAATCCACTTCTTGCCAGTGCTGGATTGTCGCACAGTGACACCTCAAATCCCGACTTAATCGCAAATCTGTGCAATATTGCCGATCATAGGCTCTACAAAATTGTCAAATGGTGCAAAAGCTTGCCTCTCTTCAAGAATATCACG ATTGACGATCAAATTTGTTTACTGATCAATTCGTGGTGTGAATTGCTTCTCTTCTCCTGTTGCTTCCGTTCCATTTCAACTCCCGGTGAGATTCGAATATCCCAAGGAAAATCCATAACTCTCGCCCAATCACGATCAAGTGGACTCCAG gCATGTGTGGAGAGAATGCTCAATTTGACTGATCACCTCAGGCGCCTTCGTGTTGATCGCTATGAATATGTTGCAATGAAAGTGATTGTCTTATTGCAATCag ATACATCGGAGCTAAAGGAGCCAGAAAAAGTGCGTACGAGTCAAGAGAAGGCCCTTCAGGCACTTCAAGCCTACACCTTGGCTCACTACCCTGAATCACCTGCTAAATTTGGGGAGTTACTCTTGCGAATTCCTGAATTGCAACGAACTTGCCAG GTTGGCAAAGAAATGCTGACGATCAAGTCAAAGGAAGGCGATGAATTTGATCTACTTATGGAGCTCCTCCGGGGCGAGCATTGA
- the LOC129788440 gene encoding uncharacterized protein LOC129788440 — MQFKNDIRHPLLTWRAMDKLPYINVFTKRNFLDANINDLRFITNLSEDEIIRIKDDLSLFVDLEPHVYREVGITHLDTFLGGGLRVGHVYEICGQTEAGKSKLCQTICLRLAQRGIGSFYVDLDGGLVPRDLLNMLTNVQEEDSPSTILKLIRFQRIRDVDSLKKVLEFIIDQKCALKQFGFLVVDSIAHFHILSLDDNREVQRENYRKLEECYKLMHLLAKKCKFTVFLTNLLLTNANDSRIQGASFNIGLKIDEKFPDFPFTRIRIEVARTDTGIERKLSVLRSSYIDAKATESVQLTNEGFI, encoded by the coding sequence ATGCAGTTTAAGAATGATATTCGTCACCCCCTCCTCACATGGAGAGCAATGGATAAGCTGCCATACATAAATGTATTtacaaaaaggaattttctggACGCAAACATTAACGATCTTCGCTTCATTACAAATCTTTCGGAGGATGAAATTATTCGCATTAAGGATGACCTGAGTTTGTTCGTTGATTTGGAGCCCCATGTGTACAGGGAGGTGGGAATTACTCACTTGGATaccttcctgggtggtggacTCCGTGTGGGGCATGTCTATGAGATTTGTGGACAAACAGAGGCGGGAAAGAGTAAATTGTGCCAGACAATTTGTCTGCGATTGGCACAACGGGGCATAGGGAGCTTCTATGTAGACCTAGATGGGGGCCTTGTTCCGCGAGATTTGCTGAATATGCTGACAAATGTCCAAGAGGAAGATTCCCCTTCGACAATCCTCAAACTAATCCGTTTCCAGAGGATTAGGGATGTGGATTCGCTAAAGAAAGTCCTGGAATTCATCATTGACCAGAAATGTGCTTTGAAGCAATTTGGCTTCCTCGTTGTGGACTCAATTGCTCATTTTCACATCTTGAGCCTGGATGACAACAGAGAGGTGCAGAGGGAGAATTACAGAAAGCTCGAAGAATGCTACAAACTCATGCATCTGCTGGCaaagaaatgcaaattcaCCGTTTTCCTTACAAATCTCCTCCTAACCAATGCCAATGACTCCCGGATTCAGGGGGCATCATTCAATATAGGgttgaaaattgatgaaaaattccctGATTTTCCCTTCACACGCATCCGGATTGAAGTAGCAAGGACAGATACTGGCATTGAAAGGAAACTAAGCGTCCTGCGGTCATCCTACATTGATGCAAAAGCCACAGAGTCCGTGCAATTGACAAATGaaggatttatttaa